A stretch of the Thiomicrospira pelophila DSM 1534 genome encodes the following:
- the purE gene encoding 5-(carboxyamino)imidazole ribonucleotide mutase, whose amino-acid sequence MPASNQPLVGVIMGSKTDWPTMQHAVDMLTLFNVPHEVKVVSAHRTPDLMFEYAAQAESRGLEVIIAGAGGAAHLPGMVAAKTLVPVLGVPIKSKALNGQDSLLSIVQMPGGIPVGTLAIGEAGAKNAGILAAQIVGTQRPEIRNAVRAWRQAQTEDVLANSDPRHAE is encoded by the coding sequence ATGCCAGCATCAAACCAGCCATTAGTGGGCGTCATTATGGGTTCCAAAACCGATTGGCCGACGATGCAACACGCCGTCGATATGCTGACATTGTTCAATGTTCCGCACGAAGTCAAAGTCGTGTCAGCACACCGCACTCCAGATTTAATGTTTGAATACGCCGCGCAAGCCGAATCTCGTGGCTTAGAAGTTATTATTGCTGGCGCGGGCGGTGCCGCACATTTACCTGGCATGGTCGCAGCAAAAACCCTTGTTCCGGTACTAGGCGTGCCTATTAAATCCAAAGCCTTAAACGGTCAAGACTCGTTATTATCGATCGTTCAAATGCCCGGCGGTATTCCAGTCGGCACCTTAGCAATTGGCGAAGCTGGTGCCAAAAATGCTGGCATTCTGGCGGCACAAATCGTTGGTACACAACGCCCTGAGATTCGCAACGCGGTGCGTGCTTGGCGTCAAGCTCAAACCGAGGATGTGCTGGCCAACTCCGATCCACGCCACGCTGAATAA